ACCTGACCCAGCGCTCGGTGGTCGAGGCCATCGACCGCCTGGACCCAGAGGCGCCGATGGCGGACCTCGGTCGGGCCATCGCCGAAGCCGCCCTGATGGGGGCCAGGGGGAATTCCGGCGTGATCCTGGCGCAGGTGCTCCGGGGGCTGTGCGAGCGGCTGGCCGCGGGCCGGGGCAGCGCCGGCGCGGTGGGCGCCGACCCCCAGGGCATGGCGGACGCCCTGGCCACGGCCGCAGCCGAGGCGTACCGGGCCGTGGCC
The genomic region above belongs to Actinomycetota bacterium and contains:
- a CDS encoding DAK2 domain-containing protein: MATAVETLDERALRDIMGRFSRALEQHRDELNSLNVYPVPDGDTGTNMHLTQRSVVEAIDRLDPEAPMADLGRAIAEAALMGARGNSGVILAQVLRGLCERLAAGRGSAGAVGADPQGMADALATAAAEAYRAVA